A region of the Artemia franciscana chromosome 19, ASM3288406v1, whole genome shotgun sequence genome:
CTCTGCTAAACTCATCGTATTTCCTTCAATTCCTGTCGTATGataaatatattgaaacttaatatcGTCTGACACTTTACTTAAAACAGCTTCACCcggaaaatttacaattttctctTTCGTTCTTGCAATATTCTGTAGCATACACTCATCAAATTTCTCAACTAAAGGCAGGGTTCTTTTGTGGTTTTCTAAGGCATGGGAATGGCGAGGAGATACACTCAGGGCCTTTTTGTAATAAGAATCTGCCTCAACATAATTACATCTTATTCCCTCCAGATGTTCACCATAAGAGTTCAAAATGTCTGGATGGTCAGGAGATAATGCTAGTGCATGCTTAAGAAGCCTTTCTGCCTTTTGATATCTGCCCGAGTTTTTCATTAGATTTCCATAATGCATTGCCACTAGGGCCtcattaattttgcttttattttgagtttgaccATCCACAGAAGTCACTCCTAAGGTGCAACTTAACGTAAAACCAACCCCTGACGGATGTATTTGACTCGAAATTAATACATCTGTTCCTCGATGCATTCCATTTTCTGCTGGTGTAGCCGATGCTAGTGGAGGTTTTTGTAACTGCGGTATGACTTCTTCTGGAATGTGGGTTTCTTTAATATAAAGGGCTTCGTTTTTATACTTGGTGACTTTAATGGGGTTAATGATATTATTGCATGCCTTATCTTGGCTTTTGGCGGATATAGCCTTTTCAGACTCAAATATTATTTGTTTCGGTGGTAAATTAATTGTTTCATCCTTAACCTTAGTCTGGTGGTAAATTGACTGGGAAGAGGCTCCAGTTTTCATCGGAGACATATTGTGGGGAGAAACATACGATGTTCTTTTCGAATCACGGTTTTCGTCATGAAATATCGAATCTGTTTCCTTGGAATATCTCTGCtctgaaaatttatcatatgGCTTCAAAGTGCCAGCATAATGGAactcaaattttaaaacaggCATTAAGTCTTTGTCACACTGAcccaaattttctattttaaccGCATGATTTATCACAACCTCAGTAGTTTGGCTTGTCATCTTTGACGTTATATGATTTTGACCCTCTTCCTCAGTTTAcctgtaaaaaagaaatttattatcGTATCTTGTTGAAATCATTACCATGCAAATATTTTGTCCTTAAGATTTGAGAGCCAATATTGGGTGCTTGAGCGTATCCCCTTTCAAAACCCTCACCTTCAACTTTGCACATATACTCATGTTGCAACTCGTTTggctgattttcattaaggaaATTTTGTACCTAAGGAATGGTTATTTTAAAAGGACTGTGTTAAATCAGAGCCAACTGACGGTATATTTTACAAGAGTGTTTtgtttcaatcaaaatttaagaggtCCTGAGCTTGGTAATTGTAAACATGAGGCAAATATATGAACACAGAAGTCCAGATTAAAAGCATATGAAGCGGAGATACGGTACCTTGGTTGAATAACTCATGCAACAATTTTCAATATGTATAATTGAAGGATACTTAGGTTTGTGCTGCttccaccccccacccccttccAGACCCACCTTCAAATAGTTCGACATGGTGTACCTCCTTTTACTCTTGATGATTAAGATGTTGTTTTTGGAGGGGttccaatgaaaatacttcTAATGTTTCGGACTTCCTCAAATCAAAACCTACTCTACAAATAATTTCCAAGTTGTATTGTAATTTCACCCAAGTTAAAGTTTAAGGGTATCTGGGTATTTTGGTAACTAACGCAAGGAAAGCTTTACAATTTAGAGTTTTCAAATCAAAGTAAATTAGGTACGTATTTCAAAAGGTGTGCTTGACATTTAGTGGTAATGGTAGTGGCCATACACATGGGACAGGTTTTAAACATTGTTGAAAtgctttttttcaatgaaagtgcCAAAGAGAcgtgtttttcaatgaaaatatcgaAAAAGGTTTTCCGAAATTCTGTAGAGGTGCAACGAAATATAGGGGGTATATTCAAGtgaaacatattttatattgtatttaaaaattgaaaacaaggTTCATGAAATTCATTTGCAGTTAGGTTTCTTTGCATTCTACAATTTGTTAgttgattctttttttggagggggggaggAAACAATGCTTTCAGATTCAAAACTCAGCATGTCGCAGCATGTTAAGATCAGAATTATGCAAGAGTTTCCGATTTGTctgacatattaaaaaaaatgccaaaaattaagaattttaaacaaagaaaagagtgacattaaaacccATACTATTAAAAACTATTACTTTAACAAGAGGGTTACCCTTTTCCACAAACCCTACCAATCTTAGTCTTTATGTTCAAGCTTAACAAATGTTTCTCTGAAAGGCTTTTAAAATAGAACACATAGTAAGTTAGTAGTTTCAAGCATTTGATAATCCAATATTGTTTCTAAACATTCGAAAAAGCAAACACGACTAAATATATCCTTTTTGCGGGCAGCGGTTACAACCTTGTAAAGTTTCATCTGCAATAAATTGggactttttatttattggtattAATATTTAACACTCAATTTAATTGCATTTATCTAATTAATGGGTTATTAAGGGGTTAAATTGTCACCCCTACATACTGATATTTTGAAGAACCGCAAACGgacatttgaagaaaataaccCCTAAAAATTTACTTTCCCTCAACGAGCTGTTGTTTTTGGCTCAGGATCATCCAACATGTAGGCCATCCGTTGATTTACCCCCATAGCTCTAAGCCAATCGGCTAGGTAAGAATTGTTATTCGTAGCTTTCTGGCCAGTGTCAAAATCTTTCCTTTGTGGCAGAAAATCGTGGAAATTGGTACTTTCCTGTTCTAAGGTCTGACGGTTGAAGGTAATTTGCATAGCATTCCGACAGTTCTGAGCTGACTAAGCATTTCAGAATTCTCCGTCGGTACCATTTTGGTTATATCTGGGATGGCATTTTAGTTCTGCAGCTCTAAAGAACAGAAACTTGCCCTTTTCTGTGGCATGTTCccttttgctacttaaaaaaggcattagatctttgaatttttgttcaactGACCCGTCTGCTGATATTTTGTGACCACTTATTTTATGTGGTTTCAcgtaccctccccccaaaaataataataataataaataagccCGCACTCCTAAGCAAGTTGTCAAATATCCAACCTAAGTGAGCTCTAACCACATAATAAGATACACTGACTAGTCGAAGAAAGTGCATCGATAATCATCGATATAATCGGCTTGAGTAACCCACCGAAATCATATTCACTCAAAAAACCATGGCTCCGCCTTGAAATTATAAATCAGGCAGAAGCCTGCCCTCTAACAGAGACCCTCTAACACACAAAGCAAGAGGTTGAAACGCCTAATAGAAGAGAAAACATCAAGACCTGCCACACCTTACCTCAATGAGAACTATTGTGAGTGGGAAGACGAATTCCAGAAATATGACAACCACTATATGGACAAAGAATTTGTGTGAATTCTGAATAAAactgttctactactactagcgCTACTAACGATTCACTGCAtaaccaagccacctgagacaAACACAGCTGCGCAAGTTCCTCCATCCCAAATTATTCAAAGCCTCTACAGTCTGACAAGAAGTTCCATTTTCACTTAAATACTTCCTTCGACCTTCTCCCATTCCATTCAGGGACGATATCCTTTTTTGGGCCAAGATTCTTGTTCTAAAAGGATGATTGTTGGCAaactatcatccttcatccgcagaacgtgtcatagccatctcaaactttcgCTCATTATGACCCTAAAAAGGAAGATAGAACCACAACATTTGTAGGTCTTACAATTTGAAATATGGTGAGTCATACGGGTACCCAGCAAAATACTgtggaaaacatctaataaatCCTCTTCCGTCTTTCAGAGTGCCGTGTTTCAGAACCAAacttgaccattgtcatcactgtagctttcaatgTTCTCATCTTGGCTCGCAAACTTATCTTactattcttgttttttctgaagtttttccAACTGTGAAGAAACACCCTGGGCAATTATACTTTTAGTAGCTTCACTTCGTCCATCATCTTTACTAATGATACAACCTAGGTAATTAAAGCTATCTAATTGACCGATCTTTTTGCTACCCAATACTACCTCTTTACCATCACTTATTTCCAGTGTAAGCCTATGTATACCTATAGTGTATACCTATTCTTTCACTCTAAAACCTCTGAACCTCCAAAACATCATTTTTGCTAACACTTTTATATATGACACCcaaatcatcagcaaaatctaTGTCTAGAAGAGTTTCACTTTCCCATTTGATTATATCCTCTCCCGTAGCCTTTACCGTGTTCCTTAGTGCACAGTCCATCAAATGATGTATATAAATTGTGAAAGAACGcaatcctgcttaactcctgttTCAATGCGAAACCAGCTACTATCCTCATTTCATCCCTTAACAGCAGTACATAGCACTTAccattttaatgaatttattcGCTATATCATACAAGGGTAGGTCCTTCGCTATGGCTCTTCTATCGGttgaatcaaatgctttttcataatctataaaactaaacaATAAAGGGGTCTAATGCCTCAGGCACCTTTCAGTTATTAATATCAGAGTAAAAACTAATTGACCGACACATCCTCTCTCCTTCCTAAAGTAACACTGTTCTCTTGAAaatttatctacagcatctctaagtctaaaaggTAACATCATACTCGGCCAGTTCACTGCTATTAGACAAACACGGACACACAATTGCAGACTTGAGGGAAGGGTTGAAGGATATGAGGAATACTTCTGCGAAGAGCTGAGCCCAACAGTAGCGTCTGAACTAAGTATCGTCTTTACCACTTCTGCGATACCCAAGAGACCCAAGCCGTCCCCCATTAAGAAATAAAAGGTCTTCGGAACACAGTCCCTGAAGACTAACAAAGCCCCTGACCTGGATAGTATTCATGCGAAATTATAAAAGACGGTGAATGAATCCAAACAGGCAAAGTAAAAGGCATGAAAAAATGTTTGAGGTAATGATGACCAAAAATGAAGCACAATGAAATTTacggttagaagatatgcgacAATAAGCATCACgacaaaatacaaatgaaaacgATGGGCAGGGAATCCACGGTCTGAGCACAAGCAACAGCGAGGTTCACACCGAATCGTAAATGAAAATAACGTGCAACAAAATCTGTAGTTAAATGAGAGGTAACAGCGAGAATCACAACGAATCCTATTAGAATACGAATTCTATAAAATATTACGCAAGATGATATATAACTCTgaacaactaaaataaaaggtaTGGAAAGATAACATGTTATTGTAGTctgtgaaggataaacaggaatGAGGAACttcttaattcaattgaaattgctgattttCCACCCTATCACTTAAAACTAGAGAATAACACGATAATCTGCGGTTAAATGACAAGCGACAGTGAGGATTAGATCAACTCGTAAACAAAGCCTGCGGTTATAAGAGAAGCAACATCAAGAATCAAAATGAATCCCTGGATAATGCAAATCCTTTAAAATATAAGATATTGTGTAGGATAAACAGCAAGTAGAAATTGAATTCACGCAAGAATTCATTAATTCAGTTGAAACTGCTCATTTGCAACCTCATgactttaaactaaaaaatgcaTGATATTTATGGTAATGTTAAACACAATTAAGGAGGGCTGCGCACCAGCTATTTTCGACGAACCTATTGAATCTGTTGTAGAGAGGGaggtcctaaaaaaaaaaaaatttaagttgaaTTTCAGGCTCAAAACTTATGGTGTACCTCATAGCCCCCCCTTTGGTATGCCCCCCTCTTCTTTGAGGAAGGAACTTTAACCAAGCATGTAATATGAGTACCGAGAGTAGCTTCCTCCACACTATGGAGCTACAAGTCCTTATGCGTCAAAGCATTGCGATTAAAGTTGGATTTTACCGTAAAAAGCAGAGTTTTCGTGGGGGACAGCAGGCTTTGTCAGATTCGAGGAAATCTAAACTTATATGTTTCAAGTGGAAGAAAAGAGTGACGCTAAAGTCTAAAATGAATAGAATTTATCCAGTATAAGATGGGGGCTGTCACATCTCTTAtccctttaaataaaaacaagtaaggagtgacattaaaactttagctaATAGAAACTTGTGCCTGATAAGAGAGGGCTTAACCCCCTGCTTTTTACGCTTAGGTTTTGTAGCAATTCAAGCAGCTCGttgtaaagaactgtaagtaaggagtaactcggcccaatagtaactgaGACTctgaaagaaagaaattttgatgaaattcgAAAGAATTGGCTTTCTCTGCTGGTTCCAAACAGTTAAAATTCACAGTGTAATGagcaaacagttcgtggtaacgaacccggctcaatagtaaccaaaactctaaaaaatggaattttgatatgaatacctacatcaaaagaatcgcattttaatgctgattttaaatatataagtttcatcaagtttagtcttacccatcaaaagttacgagcctgagaaaatttgcgttattttagaaaataggggcaaaCGCCccttagaagtcatagaatcttaaccaaaatcacaccatcagatttagcgtatcagagaacactgctgaagaaatttcaagctcccatctacaaaaatgtgaaattttgtattttttgcctgaagacagatcacggatgtgggtttatttgttttttttcctcagggtgatcgtatcgacacagttgtcctaaaatattgcgagagggctaattctaatggaaattaaaatttctagtgccctttttaactgaccgAAAAATCGCAatgcacctaggtcccctcccacgctcatttttcccaagtcaccggatcagaattttgaaattgtagttttgttcagcatagtcgaaaaacctaataattatgtctttggggacgacttgatcccccaaagtccctgggagaggggctgcaatttaaaACATtgcaaatcacaccatcagattcagcgtatcagagaaccctactgtagaagtttcaagctcctatctacaaaaatgtggaattttgtattttctgccagaaggcagatcacggatgcgtgtttatttgttttttttgtttttttttttccaggggtgatcgtatcgactcagttgtcctagaatgttgcaagagggctcattctaacggaaatgaaaagttctggtgccctttttaagtgaccaaaaaaattggagggcacctaggccccctcctatgcTAATTATTtcaccaaagtcaacagatcaaaattctgagatagcccttttattcaacgtagtcgaaaaaccttataactatgtctttggggacgacttactcccccacagtccccatgggaggggcaacaagttacaaactttgaccaatgcttacatatagtaatggttattgggaagtgtacaggcgttttcaggaggatttttttggtttggggaggggttgagaagagggggatatgctgggggaactttccatcgataatttgtcatgggggaagaaaatctcaatgaagggagcgcaggatttactagcattatttaaaaacacaatgaaaaaataaatatgaaaaagttctttcagctggaagtaaggaacagcattaaaacttaaaacaaacagaaattattacccatttaagggggtcacctcctcctaatacctcgctctttacattaaagtatttttagtaatttcaactatttattctacggcttttgtgattctggggtcattcttaatgaattgggacgaaatttaagctttagtgtcaagagcaaggatctgacaagggggcgaaccccctcatatatgtaataaaaatatgagaatacaaaagttctttacgtaagctaatttataagttacgtaaatcttttactaataaaaatattcgtttaaaattaaaagttctagttgcctttttaattgaccaaaaaatcgaagggcaactaggcttcctcccccgctctttttttctcaaaatcattcgatcaaaattatgagaaagccatttagccaaaaaaaaatgcaaatttcgttttaattattcctctgcggagagccaaaatcaaaacatgcattgattcaaaaacgttcagaaattaaataaaaaaaaacaaggttttttaactgaaagtaaggagcgacattaaaacttaaaacgaacagaaatgacttcgtatatgaaagaggctgcttcctcatcaacgccccgctctttacgctaaagttttttactgttttaaaaagaagaattgagagacagagtcaaactttagcgtaaagagcggggcgttgatgaggaagtagcctctttcatatacgaagtaatttctgttcgttttaagttttaatgtcgctccttactttcagttaaaaaaacttgttttttttatttaatatccatCAAGAGCTATAAGtcttagaaaatttgtctgatttaaaaatttggaaacgTTCATAAGATATTGGGTGATATGAATGATAATCACAacatcatattcagcatatcagagaaccccactgtagatgTTTTAAgttcctatcaacaaaaatatggaattttacattttagtcAGAAGAAATTTCCCGGAtgcctttgtttgttttttccctaggGTAGTCGaatcgaaccaatagtcctagaagatGAAGAGAGGTCTGATACTAAGGGAAATTattagttctagtgccctttcttaGTGACCGAAAAAGGTAATGAAGGGACAATAGCCCCCTTCGGATGcttgttttttcccaaagacatttgatcaaaagtttgagatactCAATTGACatagaatagttgaaaggcccaataactatgccccATAGGCTGACATGATCTCCACATAACCCTTGGGGAAAtgcctgtaagttatgcaatttgccaattgttcacatatagtattttcaactggaaattatatagaaatctttctggggattttttttggagggggatatttttgacAAGGAAAATTTTTGGCGGGGCGAAGGTTTCCGGGGATAATTCAACGGGTGACTTTTTCGGAATGTACATACggaatctttttatttgtcttactttttctttggctGCTCCATTTTACATGCGATGAGAAAGTTTCGAGGGAATTGTCCTGGGGAAATTTTT
Encoded here:
- the LOC136039550 gene encoding protein adenylyltransferase FICD-like, whose product is MTSQTTEVVINHAVKIENLGQCDKDLMPVLKFEFHYAGTLKPYDKFSEQRYSKETDSIFHDENRDSKRTSYVSPHNMSPMKTGASSQSIYHQTKVKDETINLPPKQIIFESEKAISAKSQDKACNNIINPIKVTKYKNEALYIKETHIPEEVIPQLQKPPLASATPAENGMHRGTDVLISSQIHPSGVGFTLSCTLGVTSVDGQTQNKSKINEALVAMHYGNLMKNSGRYQKAERLLKHALALSPDHPDILNSYGEHLEGIRCNYVEADSYYKKALSVSPRHSHALENHKRTLPLVEKFDECMLQNIARTKEKIVNFPGEAVLSKVSDDIKFQYIYHTTGIEGNTMSLAETREVLESQKCPSGKSLTERNEILGIDSALKYLWSTLLNKPGDISEKDILQIHEYVLGMVDPGESGTYRHTQVYINGHKPPPPQDVKFLMSEFIIWLNSSEARSLHPIKYAALAHYKLVNIHPFTDGNGRTSRLLMNLILMRAKYPLVIIDKERKAQYFAALEAAQKYDIRPFIRFIAFSVEQTLNEYLFAIDKISVGGSAPVHSLEANICKDQSKKSRRNDDKPSRSILVKAFIPA